GCCGGTACGACACCTGCAGGCGCTGCTGGATCGCGTCGATCCCCACGGCACCGAGCGTCACCCGCGTGTCGAAGATGCGCTGGTGCGGGTCGCCCACGATGAACATGTCGTCGCGGGCGTGCGGCACCGCCGCCCGCAGCAGCCGCCACTGCGCGGGGTGCAGGTCCTGCGCCTCGTCCACCACGATGTGCCGGTACGGCTCCCGCGCCGGCTCGATCTCCTCCAGCAGGTCCCCCGTCGTCTGGCCGAGCAGCACCGACGCCTCGGAGGCGAGCTGCAGCAGGGTCCGCTTGCCGCGATCTCGCAGTTGCTCGGTGACGTGCTCGATGGCCTTCCACACGGAGGTGCGCTCCTCGCCCGCCAGTTCGACGCTGCGGCCGGGGCGGGGGGCGTCCAGATACTCGTCCATGGTCCGCAGGTTCTGCGCCAGGACCACCTGCTCCCACTCGCGCAGCAGGAACGCCGGGCTGTGGCCGGTCTCGGTCTCCTCCCAGAGCGCGGTCAGCTCGGCGGCGCCGACCAGCGAGGGCGGGCGCCCCTCGGCCTCGGCGACGATGCGGTGGGCCAGCCGGTCCACGTTGCCGACCTCGATCCGCTTGCGGATCACCTCGTCCTCGATCAGCTGGTCGAGCCTGGTCGCGAGCTCGGCGCTCAGCCCCTGGGAGAAGGTGACGAGCAGGATCTGCCCGCTCGCGCGCCTGGCCAGGAAGGCGGCCCGGTGCAGGGCGACGAGTGTCTTGCCGGTGCCCGCGCCGCCGGTGACCAGCGTCGGCTGCTGGTAGGACTCCCAGTACGCCAGCCGGTGCTGCGGCGGGTGCAGGAAGACGCACCAGCCGGGCGCGTCGAGCACGCGGTTCAGCTCACTCGGGTCGTCGGTGAAGACGGCGCGGTCCGGGCTGCGCAGGAGCGCGGCGCCGAAGTCCTCGGGATTGATCGGCTCCGGGTCCGCGGTGACGGCGCGGCAGTTCTCCAGCTCCCGCCAGGCCCCGGCCATCGAATCGCCCCTGGCGAGCGCCGCCAGCGGCTCGTACTGCGTCGGGGGCAGCAGCGGTTCGAGCGCCTCCAGGGTGAGCTGGTCGGTGATCTGCCTGACCAGCGGCAGGAAGCGGCCGTCGACCCCCAGCTCGGCCAGGTCGCTGTCGCAGATGTCGGAGAACAGCCGCGTCGCGGACGCCTCGGCCGCCCGGCGCACCGCGGGCCGCACCCGGTCCAGCGCCTCGGCGTCCCACATCTCGACCACGCCCAGCGCCGTGTTGACGCCGAACCGGTAGCGCTGCGCGTACGCCCACGCCTCCGCGTCCGGCAGCACGGTCAGCAGCCAGTAGACGTCCCGCTGCTTGACCACGACGCCCCGGTGCCGGTCGGCCAGCCTCAGGGTGGCCACCCGGGGGTCCCGCGCCCCCCTGACCCGCTCGGGGTGCGGAGCGCCCGCCACGTTCTGCAGGAACCTGCGCGCCGAGACCACGACGTCCCGGCGCACCGGCTGGGCCAGGGCGCCGAGTTCGACGGGGAAGTCCGGGGAGATGGCGAGGCGGGGCATGAATCAGGCCAACAGCGACAGGAGATCGCGGTCCCCGCGTTCCCGCAGCCGGGTGAGGAGCTCGGGGGTGCCCACGGGTCCCGTCATGCCGACCCGGGTGGCGATGACCCGCCTGGCCTGCTCGGCGGTGCCGCCCGTCGCGGTGTAGCCGACCAGCCGCAGCGCCCGCGCCGTGATCTCCACCTCCTCGCCCGCGGCCGGCAGATGCCTGGCCCGCAGGACCCCCTCGTCCGACAGGGTCAGGAACAGGTGGCTGCCCTCCTTGGCGCCCACGTCCTCCAGGAGCGTCATGAGCGACTCCAGCACGGGCCTGTCGTGCCAGCTGAGGACCAGCTCCCCGACCGCGCTGCTGACCGTGCGGCCGTCACCGGGCGACATCCCGAGGTAGGCGGCGAACCCGCTGGGCAGCGGGCACTCGGCGCCCCCGAGGTGTTCCCCGGTGACGTCGATCCTCAGCCACCAGCGGCCGTCGGGCTGCCGGAAGCAGCGCCTGGTCAGCGAGACGTCCTTCAGCGGGCGGAACGGGGCCTTCTTCGGTTCCTGCCCGGCCTCCCCGCCGTTCTGCGGCCCGCCGACCCCGTCGGCGGGTTTCTCCGCGGTCAGGGCCGGGGCGCCGTTCGAGCGCTGGGGAGGCCGCTCGCCCGCGCCGAGGATGCGCAGCTGCGGGACGTTCTCCAGCCACTCCTTGGACACCTCGGGATGGATGCCCAGCGAGGAGACCATGTCGAGGGCCTTGTTGATGGTGAGCGGCGGCTTGGCGCCGCTGATCATGTCGCGGGTGCGGTGGCGCAGCTCGGTGATGTCGCCCTCCACCAGCCATTCGTCGACCAGGTGG
This region of Streptosporangium sp. NBC_01495 genomic DNA includes:
- a CDS encoding UvrD-helicase domain-containing protein; the protein is MPRLAISPDFPVELGALAQPVRRDVVVSARRFLQNVAGAPHPERVRGARDPRVATLRLADRHRGVVVKQRDVYWLLTVLPDAEAWAYAQRYRFGVNTALGVVEMWDAEALDRVRPAVRRAAEASATRLFSDICDSDLAELGVDGRFLPLVRQITDQLTLEALEPLLPPTQYEPLAALARGDSMAGAWRELENCRAVTADPEPINPEDFGAALLRSPDRAVFTDDPSELNRVLDAPGWCVFLHPPQHRLAYWESYQQPTLVTGGAGTGKTLVALHRAAFLARRASGQILLVTFSQGLSAELATRLDQLIEDEVIRKRIEVGNVDRLAHRIVAEAEGRPPSLVGAAELTALWEETETGHSPAFLLREWEQVVLAQNLRTMDEYLDAPRPGRSVELAGEERTSVWKAIEHVTEQLRDRGKRTLLQLASEASVLLGQTTGDLLEEIEPAREPYRHIVVDEAQDLHPAQWRLLRAAVPHARDDMFIVGDPHQRIFDTRVTLGAVGIDAIQQRLQVSYRLPREILSWGVRLRGGGPADGLVKGVQELYGFRGTRHGLRPMVRAYDSPQDELTGLVAQVGQWVNEGVTPEEIAVAARTAGLVRDARAALRDLGVRVTTLHGMKGLEFRRVAVIGVGDGIVPDPDSLTPVGEDPAARAHDLQRERGLLYVACTRARELLYVSHYGRASPFLPT